From a region of the Alnus glutinosa chromosome 1, dhAlnGlut1.1, whole genome shotgun sequence genome:
- the LOC133878845 gene encoding protein FAR1-RELATED SEQUENCE 5-like isoform X1, translating to MDVHDGNGRMETSAGGEPNTCIVVVDTNQEPCVGMHFESEEAARAFYDEYAKRVGFGTRVLSSRKSERDRSIISRGLGCRGASVNRKQGGQREVCTAMILLKREKSGRWVVRKFVRDHNHPLMVQLRKSRRTLDEKDRKILELSAELRAKKRLSAAYREQLLTFMKDVEDHNEHLSTKVQLVFDNLREFEAKRKKVSDHR from the exons ATGGATGTGCATGACGGAAATGGGAGAATGGAAACTTCTGCTGGAGGGGAACCAAATACATGTATTGTTGTTGTTGACACAAATCAAGAACCATGTGTGGGTATGCATTTTGAATCAGAAGAAGCTGCCAGAGCATTCTATGATGAGTATGCCAAACGAGTAGGATTTGGAACCCGTGTATTGTCATCCCGAAAGTCTGAGCGTGATAGGTCAATCATCTCCCGTGGACTTGGTTGTAGAGGGGCTTCTGTTAATCGAAAGCAAGGTGGGCAGCGAGAGGTTTGTACAGCAATGATTCTgttgaagagagagaaatctGGGAGATGGGTGGTTAGGAAATTTGTGAGGGACCATAATCATCCATTGATGGTTCAATTGCGAAAGAGTCGTCGAACGCTT GATGAGAAGGATAGGAAAATTCTGGAATTATCGGCGGAACTGCGAGCTAAGAAGAGGTTAAGTGCAGCATATAGAGAGCAACTACTTACATTTATGAAAGATGTTGAAGACCATAATGAGCACCTATCGACAAAAGTTCAATTAGTTTTTGACAATCTAAGGGAGTTTGAAGCCAAAAGGAAAAAGGTCTCAGACCACAGATAA
- the LOC133878845 gene encoding protein FAR1-RELATED SEQUENCE 5-like isoform X2 has product MDVHDGNGRMETSAGGEPNTCIVVVDTNQEPCVGMHFESEEAARAFYDEYAKRVGFGTRVLSSRKSERDRSIISRGLGCRGASVNRKQGGQREVCTAMILLKREKSGRWVVRKFVRDHNHPLMVQLRKSRRTLMDELEEAPIESCRASYIYVLSKHLQICHKDSDRIFVGIRAHSSQCVLRFTLC; this is encoded by the exons ATGGATGTGCATGACGGAAATGGGAGAATGGAAACTTCTGCTGGAGGGGAACCAAATACATGTATTGTTGTTGTTGACACAAATCAAGAACCATGTGTGGGTATGCATTTTGAATCAGAAGAAGCTGCCAGAGCATTCTATGATGAGTATGCCAAACGAGTAGGATTTGGAACCCGTGTATTGTCATCCCGAAAGTCTGAGCGTGATAGGTCAATCATCTCCCGTGGACTTGGTTGTAGAGGGGCTTCTGTTAATCGAAAGCAAGGTGGGCAGCGAGAGGTTTGTACAGCAATGATTCTgttgaagagagagaaatctGGGAGATGGGTGGTTAGGAAATTTGTGAGGGACCATAATCATCCATTGATGGTTCAATTGCGAAAGAGTCGTCGAACGCTT ATGGATGAGCTGGAGGAAGCACCAATAGAGAGCTGCAGAGCGTCTTATATTTATGTACTAAGCAAGCATCTACAGATCTGCCATAAAGATAGTGACAGAATTTTTGTTGGCATAAGAGCTCACAGTAGCCAATGTGTCCTTAGATTTACTTTATGTTGA